The region GGATTTCCGGTTCGATCAGAAATCCGTTTTTCACAAGGAAACCGAAATCGACCTCGTGCAGGATGGGGCCCACGTAATGAAACAACAGATCGGTCAGTCCGTCGGCCCGGTCCGGCGTGGCGGTCAGGGCGAAGCGGTGCTTGGCCGGGAAGCGATTGAGCACGTCCCGGAAGGTGTACCCGGGCACGTGATGCCCCTCGTCCTGGATGACGCATCCGAATTGTCGGAACAGGGGATCGCCGGCGTCGCGGCCGGCCAGGGTCTGCACCGTGGCCAGGGTGATCATTTCCGGCTTGTTCACACCGTCGCAGACGATTCCGACATCTTGAACGCCGAGGCCGTTCAGCAGATCCCGCCACTGCTCCACCAGGTCCAGGGTGTGGACGAGAAAGATGGTCGGCTGCCCGAGCCGGATCACG is a window of Myxococcales bacterium DNA encoding:
- a CDS encoding DEAD/DEAH box helicase family protein, yielding MTQIPVDNEIHLPREALPAKQMEKLIQRLTVPNPEYIARKRMGKWLGGVPESIECFRFENGSIAIPRGAARLLKELTIETGTTLHYVDRRLSFPFVAYPIAISPRAYQAEAIARMTGATQGVVVMPCGGGKSLTGVGVVIRLGQPTIFLVHTLDLVEQWRDLLNGLGVQDVGIVCDGVNKPEMITLATVQTLAGRDAGDPLFRQFGCVIQDEGHHVPGYTFRDVLNRFPAKHRFALTATPDRADGLTDLLFHYVGPILHEVDFGFLVKNGFLIEPEI